A part of Nesterenkonia lutea genomic DNA contains:
- a CDS encoding CPBP family intramembrane glutamic endopeptidase, translating to MKRTTPQTSAQDAVTPPGSAQDAVTPPDPAQPDQPRARPAPGPGLPRRFYGWELATVLGLSLGRAAIYSVLQLAERLTLAPLAEQSATVQSSRSRAEFFDFSYQVLDSVFALVPVVLVFYLFFLHGVNPFRRFGFDLRAPGRDVMFGGGLFVLIGLGTLVIYGAGRAAGITAELIPADVGDQWWTVPVLVLTALRHSLLEEVIMVAYLFDRVRRIWPRAGIWMIIGGSALLRGAYHLYQGFGPGIGNLLMGLIFGWIYHRYGRVMPLVIAHLLLDVVAFLAFPLVVQLIPGL from the coding sequence GTGAAGAGAACGACGCCGCAGACCTCCGCTCAGGATGCTGTGACCCCGCCCGGCTCCGCCCAGGATGCTGTGACCCCGCCGGACCCCGCTCAACCGGACCAGCCTCGGGCCCGGCCAGCCCCGGGCCCGGGCCTTCCGCGAAGGTTCTATGGGTGGGAGCTGGCGACCGTGCTGGGCCTGTCACTGGGTCGCGCCGCGATCTATTCCGTGCTCCAGCTGGCCGAGCGGCTGACCCTGGCTCCGCTGGCAGAGCAGAGCGCCACGGTGCAGTCGTCGCGCTCGCGGGCCGAGTTCTTCGACTTCAGCTACCAGGTGCTGGACTCCGTCTTCGCCCTGGTGCCTGTGGTGCTGGTCTTCTATCTGTTCTTCCTGCATGGCGTGAATCCGTTCCGCAGGTTCGGCTTCGATCTCCGCGCCCCGGGCAGAGACGTGATGTTCGGCGGGGGACTCTTTGTGCTGATCGGTCTGGGCACGCTGGTGATCTATGGAGCCGGCCGCGCCGCCGGAATCACCGCGGAGCTCATCCCGGCGGACGTCGGGGATCAGTGGTGGACCGTCCCGGTGCTGGTGCTCACCGCACTGCGCCATTCACTGCTGGAGGAGGTGATCATGGTCGCCTATCTCTTCGACCGGGTCCGGCGGATCTGGCCCAGGGCCGGGATCTGGATGATCATCGGCGGCTCGGCCCTGCTGCGCGGGGCCTATCACCTCTATCAGGGGTTCGGCCCGGGAATCGGCAACCTGCTGATGGGACTGATCTTCGGCTGGATCTATCACCGCTATGGACGCGTGATGCCGCTGGTGATCGCCCACCTGCTGCTGGATGTGGTGGCGTTCCTCGCCTTCCCCCTGGTGGTGCAGCTGATCCCGGGGCTCTAG
- the groL gene encoding chaperonin GroEL (60 kDa chaperone family; promotes refolding of misfolded polypeptides especially under stressful conditions; forms two stacked rings of heptamers to form a barrel-shaped 14mer; ends can be capped by GroES; misfolded proteins enter the barrel where they are refolded when GroES binds): MAKQLEFSDAARRALEAGIDKLADTVKVTLGPKGRNVVLDKSWGAPTITNDGVTIAREVEVEDPYENLGVQLAKEVATKTNDVAGDGTTTATVLAQALVKEGLRNVAAGAAPSEIKRGIETSVAAVTRRLRENARDVEGQQVANVAAISAQNDEVGELLARAFDAVGTDGVITIEEGSSTSTELEITEGMQFDKGYLSPHFVTDAERQEAVLEDPLILINQGKISNMAEFLPVLEKVLQAKRPLFIIAEDVEGEALSTLVVNKLRGTLNVVAVKAPGFGDRRKAMLEDIAVLTGAQVISPDLGLKLDQVDLDSLGTARRVTVTKDATTLVDGAGSKEDVDARAATIKAQADASDSEWDREKLQERLAKLSGGIGVIKVGAATEVELKERKHRIEDAVSSTRAALEEGIVAGGGTALINALSVLDEDEDVKALTGDAAAAVGIVRRALVQPLRWIAQNAGEDGFVVASKVSEMEPNHGFNAKTGVYGDLIADGVIDPVKVTRSALQNAASIAALVLTTETLVVEKKDQEDDD, encoded by the coding sequence ATGGCAAAGCAGCTTGAATTCAGTGATGCTGCACGCCGCGCTCTGGAAGCCGGCATCGATAAGCTTGCAGACACGGTCAAGGTCACTCTCGGCCCCAAGGGTCGCAACGTGGTTCTGGACAAGTCCTGGGGCGCTCCGACCATCACCAACGACGGCGTGACCATCGCCCGTGAGGTGGAGGTCGAAGACCCGTACGAGAACCTCGGCGTGCAGCTGGCCAAGGAAGTCGCCACCAAGACCAACGACGTCGCAGGTGACGGCACCACCACCGCCACCGTTCTCGCCCAGGCCCTGGTCAAGGAAGGCCTGCGCAACGTGGCTGCAGGCGCGGCCCCCAGCGAGATCAAGCGAGGCATCGAGACTTCGGTGGCCGCGGTGACTCGTCGACTGCGCGAGAACGCTCGCGACGTCGAGGGCCAGCAGGTCGCCAACGTGGCGGCCATCTCCGCGCAGAACGATGAGGTCGGCGAACTGCTGGCCCGTGCATTCGATGCGGTGGGCACCGACGGCGTCATCACCATCGAAGAAGGATCCTCCACCTCCACGGAGCTGGAGATCACCGAGGGCATGCAGTTCGACAAGGGCTACCTGTCCCCGCACTTCGTCACCGACGCCGAGCGCCAGGAAGCCGTGCTCGAAGATCCGCTGATCCTGATCAACCAGGGCAAGATCTCGAACATGGCCGAATTCCTGCCCGTCCTGGAGAAGGTCCTGCAGGCCAAGCGTCCGCTGTTCATCATCGCCGAGGATGTGGAGGGCGAGGCCCTCTCCACCCTGGTGGTGAACAAGCTCCGCGGCACGCTCAACGTGGTCGCGGTGAAGGCTCCCGGCTTCGGGGACCGCCGCAAGGCCATGCTCGAGGACATCGCAGTGCTCACCGGTGCACAGGTCATCTCTCCCGATCTGGGCCTCAAGCTCGATCAGGTCGACCTGGACTCCCTGGGCACCGCCCGCCGCGTCACCGTCACCAAGGACGCCACCACCCTCGTCGATGGTGCCGGCTCCAAGGAGGACGTGGACGCTCGCGCTGCCACGATCAAGGCCCAGGCCGACGCCTCCGACTCCGAGTGGGACCGCGAGAAGCTCCAGGAGCGTCTGGCGAAGCTCTCCGGCGGCATCGGCGTCATCAAGGTCGGTGCAGCCACTGAGGTGGAGCTCAAGGAGCGCAAGCATCGCATTGAAGATGCAGTCTCCTCCACCCGCGCTGCACTGGAAGAGGGCATCGTGGCCGGCGGCGGCACTGCGCTGATCAACGCGCTCTCCGTGCTGGACGAGGACGAAGACGTGAAGGCGCTCACCGGAGATGCCGCAGCTGCTGTGGGCATCGTTCGCCGAGCCCTGGTCCAGCCGCTGCGCTGGATCGCGCAGAACGCCGGAGAGGACGGTTTCGTCGTCGCCTCCAAGGTCTCCGAGATGGAGCCCAACCACGGCTTCAACGCCAAGACCGGCGTGTATGGCGATCTCATCGCCGATGGCGTCATCGACCCGGTGAAGGTCACCCGCTCTGCACTGCAGAACGCGGCCTCCATCGCGGCCCTGGTGCTGACCACCGAGACCCTCGTGGTCGAGAAGAAGGACCAGGAAGACGACGACTGA